In one window of Bradyrhizobium sp. AZCC 1721 DNA:
- a CDS encoding sensor domain-containing protein: protein MADSNRQAGRKNWIPAQVLVCLLAIAAPCGLAWGAASSSGFAPASHIGEFDSTMAWEFLLGGIVVTSFLAAIGIWILSALRGAKRAQLQRSAFISSALNNLNQGVMMTNAQNRVVFCNERFLEMYGLSRTEISSSMTGRELLELRRERGLLNHTAEEFGKLARRPEGVVTELPNGRSVLSKIFRLPNGGTIGTHEDCTEQRQLSRKLASTTKFLESVLDNVPVCVAAKNIEDGRYIFANRAFERFSRFSRDHIIGRRADEISRPETAKSIEAADQAALTAPEGYHRSEYVVERGDEKRVVSANRVVARNENNKPEFLITLFDDVTDRRSLSRELENTKKFLELVVDNIPVSLIVERVSDGRYLLANRSAETILNRRREDATGLTAADIFNPREAKLIIARDEAAIKKRGLLTEEHPISTKDGLRLFLTRRMTVLDEAGEPQYLIKTHEDVTDRRQTESRMAHMAYHDGLTDLPNRAAFLQALAQMIEACAGTDEEFAVLCVDLDGLKEINDVFGHATGDKLLIEVAGRIQACARGGVVARLSGDEFGLIIDGKQPEAGKALAEKLAQALSDEFVIDGKSVRTGMTTGISVFPHNGPDAASLLANAGAALFRAKQKSRGSINVFEPEMDQQIRDRRVLHQDLSMAIRNGELSLYYQPQAAAGPTIANSKVIGFEALARWIHPVRGFVSPGDFIPLAEESGLIVEMGVWILREACREAASWPVPMQIAVNLSPAQFMHGDLVSLVHSILLETGLAPDRLELEITEGVLIEDFDRGLALLRRLKALGVRISMDDFGSGYSSLSYLQAFPFDKIKIDRAFVMNLGRNPQSAAIVRAVIDLGHGLEMSIVAEGVETQEQLGFLADEGCDAVQGYFLGKPQPIGHYATLVGRSVANAIEAARKLASA from the coding sequence ATGGCTGACAGCAACCGGCAGGCAGGACGGAAGAATTGGATTCCGGCGCAGGTCCTCGTCTGTCTGCTCGCCATTGCCGCGCCGTGCGGGCTGGCTTGGGGGGCCGCATCCTCGAGCGGCTTTGCGCCGGCGAGCCATATCGGGGAATTCGATTCCACTATGGCCTGGGAGTTCCTGCTCGGCGGGATCGTCGTCACCTCCTTCCTGGCCGCGATCGGCATCTGGATTTTGTCGGCGCTGCGCGGGGCGAAGCGCGCGCAATTGCAGCGCAGCGCGTTCATCAGTTCGGCGCTCAACAATCTCAACCAGGGCGTGATGATGACCAACGCGCAAAACCGCGTGGTCTTCTGCAACGAGCGTTTCCTCGAAATGTACGGGCTGAGCCGCACCGAGATTTCGAGCAGCATGACCGGCCGCGAACTGCTCGAACTGCGGCGCGAGCGGGGACTGCTCAATCACACCGCCGAAGAGTTCGGCAAGCTTGCCCGCCGCCCGGAAGGTGTCGTCACCGAACTGCCGAACGGTCGATCGGTGTTGTCGAAGATCTTCCGCCTGCCCAATGGCGGGACGATCGGAACGCATGAGGATTGCACCGAGCAGCGCCAATTGTCGCGCAAGCTGGCATCGACCACCAAGTTTCTGGAATCGGTGCTCGACAACGTTCCGGTCTGCGTCGCCGCCAAGAACATCGAGGACGGCCGCTATATCTTCGCCAACCGAGCGTTCGAGCGATTCTCGCGTTTCTCCCGCGATCACATCATCGGCAGGCGCGCCGACGAGATCTCCCGGCCCGAAACCGCGAAAAGCATCGAAGCGGCGGACCAGGCGGCGCTGACCGCGCCGGAAGGCTATCACCGCAGCGAATACGTCGTCGAACGGGGTGACGAAAAGCGCGTTGTCTCCGCAAACCGCGTCGTCGCGCGCAACGAGAACAACAAGCCGGAATTCCTGATTACGCTGTTCGACGACGTCACCGACCGCCGGTCGCTGTCGCGCGAACTCGAAAACACCAAGAAATTCCTCGAACTGGTGGTCGACAACATCCCGGTGTCGCTGATCGTCGAGCGTGTCAGCGACGGCCGGTATTTGCTCGCCAACCGCAGCGCCGAGACCATTCTCAATCGCCGCCGTGAGGATGCTACCGGCCTGACCGCCGCCGACATCTTCAATCCGCGCGAAGCCAAATTGATCATCGCCCGCGACGAGGCCGCGATCAAGAAGCGTGGCCTGCTCACCGAAGAGCACCCGATCTCGACCAAGGATGGCTTGCGGCTGTTCCTGACCCGCCGCATGACGGTGCTCGACGAGGCCGGCGAGCCGCAATATCTGATCAAGACCCATGAGGACGTCACCGATCGCCGCCAGACCGAGTCGCGGATGGCGCACATGGCCTACCATGACGGCCTGACGGATCTGCCGAACCGCGCCGCTTTCCTGCAGGCGCTGGCCCAGATGATCGAGGCCTGTGCCGGCACGGACGAGGAATTCGCGGTGTTGTGCGTCGACCTCGACGGCCTGAAGGAAATCAACGACGTATTCGGCCACGCCACCGGCGACAAGCTGTTGATCGAGGTTGCCGGCCGCATCCAGGCTTGTGCCCGCGGCGGCGTGGTGGCCCGCCTCTCCGGCGACGAGTTCGGCCTGATCATCGACGGCAAGCAGCCGGAGGCGGGCAAGGCGCTTGCCGAAAAACTCGCGCAGGCGCTGTCAGACGAGTTCGTGATCGACGGCAAATCGGTGCGGACTGGTATGACGACCGGCATCTCGGTTTTTCCGCATAACGGTCCGGATGCCGCTTCGTTGCTGGCCAATGCCGGCGCGGCGTTGTTCCGCGCCAAGCAGAAGTCGCGCGGCTCGATCAATGTTTTCGAGCCCGAGATGGACCAGCAGATTCGCGATCGCCGCGTGCTGCACCAGGATCTTTCGATGGCGATCAGGAACGGCGAATTGTCGCTGTACTACCAGCCGCAGGCCGCGGCGGGCCCGACGATCGCTAACAGCAAGGTCATCGGCTTCGAGGCGTTGGCGCGCTGGATACATCCGGTGCGCGGCTTCGTGTCGCCCGGCGATTTCATTCCACTTGCCGAAGAAAGCGGCCTGATCGTCGAAATGGGCGTCTGGATCCTGCGTGAAGCCTGCCGGGAGGCTGCCTCCTGGCCGGTGCCGATGCAGATCGCCGTCAACCTGTCGCCGGCGCAATTCATGCACGGCGATTTGGTCAGCCTGGTGCATTCGATCCTGCTCGAGACTGGCCTCGCGCCCGACCGGCTCGAGCTCGAAATCACCGAAGGCGTGCTGATCGAGGATTTTGACCGCGGTCTGGCACTGCTACGGCGGCTGAAGGCGCTCGGCGTGCGCATCTCGATGGACGATTTCGGTTCCGGCTATTCCTCGCTGAGCTATCTGCAGGCCTTCCCGTTCGACAAGATCAAGATCGACCGCGCCTTCGTCATGAATCTCGGGCGCAATCCGCAATCGGCGGCGATCGTGCGCGCCGTCATCGATCTCGGCCACGGCCTCGAAATGTCGATTGTTGCCGAAGGCGTGGAGACCCAGGAACAGCTCGGCTTCCTCGCCGACGAGGGCTGCGACGCGGTGCAGGGCTATTTCCTCGGCAAGCCCCAACCTATCGGGCACTACGCCACGCTGGTCGGCCGCAGCGTCGCAAATGCCATCGAGGCTGCGCGCAAGCTCGCCAGCGCCTGA
- a CDS encoding NAD(P)/FAD-dependent oxidoreductase produces the protein MDKVDCVVIGAGVIGLAIARRLAQAGREVIVLEAAEGIGTVTSSRNSEVIHAGIYYRAGSLMAQMCVSGKRALYRYCSDHGIPHRNCGKLIVATTPKETEKLQSIRAHAEANGVDDMQLLTGEAARELEPALNCDAALLSPSTGIIDSHAYMLALRGDAEEAGAAFAFHTPLLHARTNAGHIEIEAGGDAPMTLACNLLVNSAGLGAPAVARSIEGMPIEMIPCAYLAKGNYFSCSARAPFSRLIYPVPEPGGLGVHLTLDMAGQARFGPDVEWVESIDYAVDPARAERFYPAIRRYWPTLPDGALMPSYSGIRPKIVPPAVATQDFLIQGPADHGIAGLINLFGIESPGLTSSLAIADHVGALAEL, from the coding sequence ATGGACAAGGTCGATTGCGTCGTCATCGGAGCGGGGGTGATCGGGCTCGCGATCGCACGGCGCCTGGCCCAGGCGGGCCGCGAAGTGATCGTGCTCGAGGCCGCCGAGGGTATCGGCACCGTCACCTCCTCGCGCAACAGCGAGGTGATTCATGCGGGCATCTATTACCGTGCCGGCAGCCTGATGGCGCAGATGTGCGTCAGCGGCAAGCGCGCGCTCTACCGGTATTGCAGCGACCACGGCATTCCGCATCGCAATTGCGGCAAGCTGATCGTGGCGACGACGCCGAAGGAAACCGAGAAGCTGCAATCGATCCGCGCGCATGCCGAGGCCAACGGCGTCGACGACATGCAGTTGCTGACGGGCGAAGCGGCGCGCGAACTGGAGCCGGCGTTGAATTGCGATGCGGCGCTGTTGTCGCCATCCACCGGCATCATCGACAGCCACGCCTACATGCTGGCGCTGCGGGGCGATGCGGAAGAAGCCGGCGCGGCTTTCGCATTCCACACCCCGCTGCTGCACGCGCGAACCAACGCCGGTCATATCGAAATCGAAGCCGGCGGCGATGCGCCGATGACCCTTGCGTGCAACCTGCTCGTCAATTCGGCCGGATTGGGCGCGCCCGCGGTGGCGCGCAGCATCGAGGGCATGCCGATCGAAATGATTCCCTGTGCTTATCTCGCCAAGGGCAATTATTTTAGCTGCAGTGCGCGGGCTCCATTTTCGCGCCTGATCTACCCGGTGCCGGAGCCCGGTGGGCTGGGCGTGCACCTCACCCTCGACATGGCCGGACAGGCCCGGTTCGGCCCCGACGTCGAATGGGTCGAGAGCATCGACTATGCGGTGGACCCTGCCCGCGCCGAACGATTCTATCCCGCGATCCGGCGCTATTGGCCGACGCTGCCGGACGGCGCGCTGATGCCAAGCTATTCCGGAATCCGTCCGAAAATCGTGCCGCCGGCCGTCGCCACGCAGGATTTTCTCATCCAAGGTCCTGCCGATCACGGCATCGCCGGACTGATCAACCTGTTCGGCATCGAATCGCCGGGACTGACATCATCGCTTGCGATCGCCGATCACGTCGGCGCGCTGGCGGAGCTGTGA
- a CDS encoding YdcH family protein produces MALQAHLVELERKHKILENELHEALVHLSTDDLQIVELKRRKLMVKDQIERLKQTADETLH; encoded by the coding sequence ATGGCACTACAGGCGCATCTTGTTGAGCTTGAACGTAAGCACAAGATTCTCGAGAATGAATTGCACGAAGCGCTCGTGCACCTTTCCACAGACGACCTGCAAATTGTCGAGTTGAAGCGCCGCAAGTTGATGGTCAAGGATCAGATCGAGCGGTTGAAGCAAACCGCCGACGAAACCCTCCACTAA
- a CDS encoding YdcH family protein codes for MTDDDERELETELARLQQEHRDLDAAIDALHQSPAPDLLRLQRLKKRKLQLRDRIAFIEDQITPDIIA; via the coding sequence ATGACCGACGATGATGAGCGCGAGCTTGAAACCGAGCTCGCCAGGCTGCAGCAGGAGCATCGCGATCTCGATGCGGCGATCGATGCGCTGCATCAGTCGCCGGCGCCGGACTTGTTGCGGCTGCAGCGGCTGAAGAAGCGCAAGCTGCAGTTGCGCGACCGCATCGCCTTCATCGAAGACCAGATCACGCCCGACATCATTGCCTGA
- a CDS encoding GGDEF domain-containing protein: MKKKTRATASRAGKRLKSAASGREIAPRRASGQASRPPAVSNGTKATIRRLKAELARTQAQIEELQASADTDFLLGIPNRRGFERELNRAIAYMKRYRASGALVVLDVDRLKPINDAFGHAAGDQVLKAVAAALLAQVRSSDMVGRLGGDEFALLLWNLSETDARAKAAALEEAIDRLSFVFDGRTITAGASAGVSVLDTHSEAGRALEAADSAMYVRKALRRHEAKA; the protein is encoded by the coding sequence ATGAAGAAGAAAACCAGGGCGACCGCCTCCAGGGCCGGAAAACGCCTTAAAAGCGCGGCTTCCGGGCGAGAAATCGCTCCAAGGCGGGCGTCCGGCCAGGCGTCCCGGCCGCCAGCGGTATCCAACGGCACCAAGGCAACGATTCGCCGTCTCAAGGCCGAACTGGCCCGGACGCAGGCGCAGATCGAGGAACTTCAGGCCTCCGCCGATACCGACTTCCTGTTGGGCATCCCGAACCGGCGCGGTTTCGAGCGCGAGCTCAATCGCGCGATCGCCTATATGAAGCGCTATCGCGCCTCCGGTGCCCTGGTCGTGCTCGATGTTGATCGGCTGAAGCCGATCAACGACGCCTTCGGACATGCCGCGGGCGACCAGGTGCTCAAGGCCGTTGCCGCGGCGCTGCTGGCGCAGGTGCGCTCTTCCGACATGGTGGGCCGGCTCGGCGGCGACGAGTTTGCGCTGCTGTTGTGGAATCTCAGCGAGACCGACGCCAGGGCCAAGGCGGCCGCGCTGGAGGAGGCGATCGATCGCCTCAGCTTCGTGTTCGATGGCCGCACCATTACCGCGGGCGCCTCCGCGGGCGTCTCAGTGCTCGATACCCACTCCGAAGCCGGTCGTGCGCTGGAAGCGGCCGACAGCGCCATGTATGTGCGCAAGGCGCTGCGGCGGCATGAGGCGAAGGCGTAG
- the purE gene encoding 5-(carboxyamino)imidazole ribonucleotide mutase gives MTAPIAIIMGSQSDWETMRHAAETLAALGIDCEKRIVSAHRTPDRLFAFAKGAKALGFKVIIAGAGGAAHLPGMAAALTELPVFGVPVESKALLGIDSLYSIVQMPAGVPVGTLAIGKAGAINAALLAASVLALNDPALATRLAAWRKQQTDAVKERPEGSA, from the coding sequence ATGACCGCACCGATCGCCATCATTATGGGCAGCCAGTCCGACTGGGAGACCATGCGCCACGCCGCCGAGACGTTGGCGGCGCTCGGGATCGATTGCGAAAAGCGCATCGTCTCGGCCCATCGGACCCCGGACCGGCTGTTCGCCTTCGCCAAGGGCGCCAAGGCTCTGGGTTTCAAGGTCATCATTGCCGGCGCCGGTGGCGCGGCGCACCTGCCCGGCATGGCGGCGGCGCTGACGGAACTCCCCGTGTTCGGCGTTCCCGTCGAATCCAAGGCGCTGTTGGGGATCGATTCGCTGTACTCGATCGTGCAGATGCCGGCCGGCGTTCCCGTCGGCACGCTGGCGATCGGCAAGGCCGGCGCCATCAACGCAGCCCTGCTTGCGGCAAGCGTGCTCGCGCTGAATGACCCGGCGCTGGCGACGCGATTGGCCGCCTGGCGCAAGCAGCAGACGGATGCGGTCAAGGAGCGCCCGGAGGGTTCGGCGTGA
- a CDS encoding 5-(carboxyamino)imidazole ribonucleotide synthase yields MTVSDKVKLKPGDTIGILGGGQLGRMLAMAAARLGLKCQVFSPDPDSPAFDVVLNATCAEYADVEALELFANDVDVITYEFENVPAATAMVLAARRPVLPAQKILETTQDRLIEKDFIKRLGIDTADYADVSSAETLQSAIARIGLPAVIKTRRFGYDGKGQAIIREGDDPIRIWEELGTKSAILEAFIPFEREISVIAARSADGHVECYDVTENEHRDHILKFSRVPAAISDELAAQARAVAEKIAHALDYVGVLGVELFVVAGNGGPHVLVNEIAPRVHNSGHWTLDGASISQFEQHIRAIAGWPLGKPVRHGQVTMTNLIGDDILDCEQWLTVPGATVHLYGKGTPRPGRKMGHVTEVAPASKK; encoded by the coding sequence GTGACGGTTTCAGACAAGGTGAAGCTGAAGCCGGGCGACACCATCGGAATTCTCGGCGGCGGACAATTGGGCCGGATGCTGGCCATGGCGGCGGCGCGCCTCGGCCTCAAATGCCAGGTGTTTTCGCCGGACCCGGATTCGCCCGCCTTCGACGTGGTGCTGAACGCAACCTGCGCCGAATATGCCGACGTCGAGGCGCTCGAATTGTTCGCCAATGATGTCGACGTCATCACTTATGAATTCGAGAACGTGCCGGCCGCCACCGCCATGGTGCTGGCTGCGCGCCGTCCGGTGTTGCCGGCGCAGAAAATCCTCGAAACCACGCAGGACCGGCTGATCGAGAAGGATTTCATCAAGCGGCTCGGCATCGATACTGCCGACTATGCCGACGTGTCGTCGGCGGAAACCCTGCAGAGCGCCATTGCCCGCATCGGCCTTCCCGCCGTGATCAAGACCCGCCGCTTCGGCTATGACGGCAAGGGCCAGGCGATTATTCGCGAGGGCGACGACCCCATCCGTATTTGGGAAGAACTCGGCACCAAATCCGCGATCCTCGAAGCCTTCATTCCCTTCGAGCGCGAGATCTCCGTGATCGCCGCGCGATCGGCGGATGGCCATGTTGAATGCTACGACGTCACCGAAAACGAGCATCGCGATCACATCCTGAAATTCTCGCGCGTGCCGGCCGCGATATCGGATGAGTTGGCCGCACAGGCGCGAGCCGTTGCCGAGAAGATCGCTCATGCGCTCGACTATGTCGGCGTGCTCGGGGTCGAGCTGTTCGTCGTTGCCGGAAACGGCGGACCGCACGTGTTGGTCAACGAGATCGCGCCGCGGGTGCATAATTCCGGGCACTGGACGCTGGACGGCGCCTCGATCTCCCAGTTCGAGCAGCACATTCGGGCGATTGCCGGCTGGCCGCTCGGCAAGCCGGTTCGTCACGGCCAGGTCACCATGACCAACCTGATCGGCGACGATATCCTCGACTGTGAGCAATGGCTGACGGTTCCCGGCGCCACGGTTCATCTTTACGGCAAGGGCACACCGCGGCCGGGCCGCAAGATGGGCCATGTCACTGAGGTGGCTCCGGCAAGCAAGAAGTAG
- the aqpZ gene encoding aquaporin Z — MNTKKYTAEAIGTFWLTFAGCGSAVIAAGFPEVGIGLVGVSLAFGLSVVTMAYAIGHISGCHLNPAVTIGLAAGGRFPAQQIVPYVIAQVIGAVAAAALLYVIASGAPGFDLAKGFASNGYDAHSPGQYSMVACFITEVVMTMTFLFIIMGATHGKAPAGFAPLAIGLALVMIHLVSIPVTNTSVNPARSTGPALFVGGWALAQLWLFWVAPLIGGALGGAIYRWLSEEPAGVVEGLKTA; from the coding sequence ATGAATACCAAAAAATATACCGCTGAAGCGATCGGCACGTTTTGGCTCACTTTTGCGGGATGCGGCAGCGCGGTCATCGCCGCCGGTTTTCCGGAGGTCGGTATAGGCCTGGTCGGTGTGTCCCTGGCATTCGGCCTGAGCGTCGTGACCATGGCCTATGCGATCGGCCACATCTCCGGCTGTCATCTCAATCCCGCCGTCACGATCGGCCTCGCGGCCGGCGGACGGTTTCCGGCGCAGCAGATCGTTCCTTACGTGATCGCGCAGGTGATCGGTGCTGTTGCTGCTGCGGCATTGCTCTATGTGATCGCAAGCGGCGCGCCCGGCTTCGATCTGGCCAAGGGCTTTGCCTCCAATGGCTATGACGCGCATTCGCCCGGTCAGTACAGCATGGTGGCCTGCTTCATCACCGAAGTGGTGATGACCATGACGTTCCTGTTCATCATCATGGGCGCCACCCACGGCAAGGCGCCTGCGGGCTTTGCGCCGCTCGCCATCGGATTGGCGCTGGTGATGATCCATCTCGTGAGTATCCCCGTCACCAACACGTCGGTAAATCCCGCGCGCAGCACCGGGCCCGCGCTGTTCGTCGGCGGCTGGGCACTGGCGCAGCTTTGGCTGTTCTGGGTTGCGCCCTTGATCGGCGGTGCGCTCGGCGGCGCGATCTATCGCTGGCTCAGCGAGGAGCCGGCCGGCGTCGTGGAAGGCTTGAAGACCGCCTGA
- the rpsU gene encoding 30S ribosomal protein S21 — MQVLVRDNNVDQALKALKKKMQREGIFREMKLRGHYEKPSEKKAREKAEAVRRARKLARKKLQREGLLPMKPKPVFGAGPGGDRGGAGGRGPGAGPRGPR; from the coding sequence GTGCAGGTTCTCGTCCGCGATAACAATGTCGATCAAGCCCTCAAGGCGCTGAAGAAGAAGATGCAGCGCGAGGGTATCTTCCGCGAGATGAAGCTCCGCGGCCATTACGAAAAGCCGTCCGAGAAGAAGGCCCGTGAAAAGGCCGAAGCCGTGCGCCGCGCGCGCAAGCTGGCCCGCAAGAAGCTGCAGCGTGAAGGCTTGCTGCCGATGAAGCCCAAGCCGGTGTTCGGCGCCGGTCCCGGTGGCGACCGTGGCGGCGCCGGCGGCCGTGGCCCGGGCGCAGGTCCGCGCGGACCGCGCTAA
- a CDS encoding tetratricopeptide repeat protein, with the protein MALTDCNTLPCASRFTAASIVLLAIVLGLPLGGCSFDLGSWGSDKEKPQAVEQKPTGTISGQSVSDAQGHATRGQTLAKSGKAEEALAEFERALALDPYNVQALYGRGLIYQADKQHEQAIADFTAANGLTPQRVEPLLARASSYLALDKAKEAASDLDEAVQADPNSAPAWSARGVTYERLGEKAKAFTSYGRALALRPKDEAARNGLARTGG; encoded by the coding sequence ATGGCCCTTACCGATTGCAACACACTTCCCTGCGCTTCGCGCTTCACGGCCGCATCCATCGTGCTGCTCGCGATCGTTCTCGGCCTGCCCCTCGGCGGTTGTTCGTTCGACCTGGGATCGTGGGGATCGGACAAGGAAAAGCCACAGGCCGTCGAGCAGAAGCCGACCGGCACGATCAGCGGACAAAGCGTCAGCGATGCCCAGGGCCACGCAACGCGCGGCCAGACGCTCGCCAAATCCGGCAAGGCCGAGGAAGCGCTCGCGGAATTCGAGCGCGCGCTCGCACTCGATCCCTACAACGTGCAGGCGCTGTACGGCCGCGGCCTGATCTATCAAGCCGACAAGCAGCATGAGCAGGCGATCGCCGATTTCACAGCGGCCAATGGCCTGACGCCGCAACGGGTCGAGCCGCTGCTGGCGCGGGCGAGCAGCTACCTTGCCCTCGACAAGGCAAAGGAAGCCGCTTCCGATCTGGACGAAGCGGTGCAGGCCGATCCCAACAGCGCGCCAGCTTGGTCGGCACGTGGCGTCACCTATGAGCGCCTGGGCGAAAAGGCCAAGGCGTTCACATCCTACGGCCGCGCGCTCGCGCTCCGCCCCAAGGACGAAGCCGCACGAAACGGGCTCGCCCGTACGGGCGGTTAG
- a CDS encoding cupin domain-containing protein, whose amino-acid sequence MLAAKSDVQVDTSEVRVTEWRLAPGSATGHHTHEMDYVIVPVTSGEMTIVAPNGERTKAQLASGKSYFRKAGVQHDVLNETASEIVFLEVELKP is encoded by the coding sequence ATGCTTGCCGCCAAATCCGACGTTCAGGTCGACACATCAGAAGTCCGCGTCACCGAATGGCGGCTGGCTCCGGGCAGTGCCACCGGCCACCACACCCATGAAATGGATTACGTGATAGTGCCGGTGACGTCGGGCGAGATGACGATCGTGGCGCCCAACGGCGAACGCACCAAGGCGCAGCTCGCCTCCGGCAAATCCTATTTCCGGAAAGCTGGGGTCCAGCACGACGTGCTGAACGAGACCGCAAGCGAGATTGTGTTCCTGGAGGTCGAGCTGAAGCCCTGA
- a CDS encoding alpha/beta hydrolase, with product MTTLKWLLIIASAGYICGLLALFFAQRAMLFPAPTSVRTPPQAAGFPEAEEHVLTTADGEKVIVWHVPAKPGRPVVLYFHGNGDYLAGFFGRFRGLVADGIGIVALSYRGYAGSSGQPSEQGLLQDAAAAYAFTAARYSADRIVAWGFSLGTGVAVALAGEQPVGKLILEASYTSIVDVAASAFWFAPVRLFMRDRFHSDRHIARIRVPLLMMHGALDPTIPVTFGERLFALANEPKRFVRLARGGHNDLDNFGAIEIARNFINLAQGWSQHGRAYLPSTNRLGT from the coding sequence ATGACCACCTTGAAATGGCTGCTCATCATCGCTTCGGCGGGTTATATCTGTGGTCTGCTCGCGCTGTTCTTCGCGCAGCGCGCCATGCTGTTTCCTGCTCCGACAAGCGTGCGCACGCCGCCGCAAGCGGCGGGCTTTCCCGAAGCAGAAGAACATGTCCTGACCACGGCCGACGGTGAGAAGGTCATCGTCTGGCATGTTCCGGCCAAGCCGGGGCGTCCGGTCGTCCTCTACTTCCACGGCAATGGCGATTATCTCGCCGGCTTCTTCGGCCGTTTTCGCGGCCTGGTCGCCGACGGGATAGGAATCGTCGCGCTCTCCTATCGGGGCTATGCCGGCTCGAGCGGGCAGCCGAGCGAGCAGGGATTGCTGCAGGATGCCGCGGCGGCCTATGCTTTCACGGCAGCGCGATACAGCGCGGACAGAATCGTTGCGTGGGGATTCTCGCTTGGCACCGGCGTCGCAGTTGCGCTGGCGGGCGAGCAGCCCGTCGGAAAGCTGATCCTGGAAGCGTCCTATACTTCCATTGTGGACGTCGCCGCGTCCGCGTTCTGGTTCGCGCCGGTGCGGCTATTTATGCGCGATCGGTTTCACTCCGACCGGCACATCGCCCGGATCAGGGTTCCGCTGCTCATGATGCATGGCGCGCTCGATCCCACGATACCCGTTACCTTTGGCGAACGGCTGTTCGCGCTGGCGAACGAGCCGAAACGGTTTGTCCGCCTTGCCCGGGGAGGTCACAACGATCTGGACAATTTCGGCGCGATTGAAATCGCGCGGAATTTTATCAACCTTGCGCAGGGATGGTCGCAGCATGGACGGGCGTACCTTCCGTCCACGAACCGGTTGGGAACTTGA
- a CDS encoding serine hydrolase, producing the protein MFDPIGVGRIEWTKGFNGEPAPSSGLRMTPRDLARVGQLILSRGEWEGRQVVAAGWLEQSFKSYVAVDEARRYGDFWYIGDLQYGKPPNRPIAHWIGAFGYGGQRLFVFSELDISVATTAGNYNDGNQWMPPIWVIREVVLASVL; encoded by the coding sequence TTGTTCGACCCGATCGGCGTTGGACGGATCGAATGGACCAAAGGTTTCAACGGCGAGCCCGCGCCCTCTTCGGGCCTGCGCATGACGCCGCGCGATCTCGCGCGCGTCGGCCAGCTCATTCTTAGTCGCGGAGAATGGGAAGGCCGTCAGGTCGTGGCGGCGGGTTGGCTCGAGCAATCATTCAAGAGTTATGTCGCTGTCGATGAAGCGCGTCGCTATGGCGATTTCTGGTACATTGGCGATCTCCAGTACGGTAAACCGCCGAACCGCCCGATCGCTCACTGGATTGGGGCATTCGGTTACGGAGGTCAGAGACTATTCGTGTTTTCTGAACTCGACATTTCGGTAGCTACTACGGCTGGTAACTACAATGACGGGAATCAGTGGATGCCGCCGATCTGGGTGATCCGTGAAGTCGTGCTAGCGAGCGTGTTGTAA
- a CDS encoding serine hydrolase domain-containing protein, with amino-acid sequence MFARRQMIIGAAATVGSAVICPLSAVAFEWRKVPRTETGFAPDIESRLDGLIADRRIWGLHSVVVARRGKLVFERYFDGEDENWGRSIGRVAFGPDTLHDLRSVTKSVLGLLYGVALAAGKVPTLDQPILASFPECADLATDPRHGRMTVAHALTMALGLDWNEDIPYEDPNNSEVLMEASPDRYRYIFSRPFMAEPGTRWNRCPILPGPRCSTRSALDGSNGPKVSTASPRPLRACA; translated from the coding sequence ATGTTCGCGCGTCGTCAGATGATCATTGGCGCCGCGGCGACGGTCGGCAGTGCCGTCATCTGTCCGCTCTCGGCAGTGGCATTCGAGTGGCGCAAAGTACCGCGAACTGAAACAGGCTTTGCTCCCGATATCGAATCGCGCCTCGATGGACTGATTGCCGACCGGCGCATTTGGGGCTTGCATAGTGTTGTTGTCGCGCGTCGCGGCAAGCTGGTGTTCGAGCGCTATTTCGACGGCGAAGACGAAAACTGGGGTCGCTCCATCGGCCGCGTCGCGTTCGGGCCGGACACGCTGCACGACCTGCGCTCCGTCACCAAGAGCGTTCTCGGCCTGCTCTACGGCGTAGCACTAGCGGCCGGAAAGGTCCCGACTCTCGATCAGCCGATATTGGCGTCGTTCCCCGAATGCGCGGATCTCGCTACCGACCCGCGGCATGGGCGCATGACAGTGGCGCATGCCCTGACGATGGCGCTCGGATTGGATTGGAATGAGGACATTCCCTACGAAGACCCGAACAACAGCGAGGTACTGATGGAAGCCTCGCCAGATCGTTATCGCTATATCTTCAGTCGACCGTTCATGGCCGAGCCCGGCACTCGCTGGAATCGCTGCCCGATTTTGCCCGGACCGCGTTGTTCGACCCGATCGGCGTTGGACGGATCGAATGGACCAAAGGTTTCAACGGCGAGCCCGCGCCCTCTTCGGGCCTGCGCATGA